Proteins found in one Gadus macrocephalus chromosome 23, ASM3116895v1 genomic segment:
- the LOC132452601 gene encoding cAMP-responsive element modulator-like isoform X1 — translation MEQAELRQIRTSHECLQREHLPKRPYRRNQTQCTPSSTLPPPPQTLFPELLKVKKEVAAHPGKPNDAPVVLPTKHTQYTSTSGASIKGHPLAVNMTSYPPLSKPSPAGLKPPPNRPVILHSGKTGDGYQQFYLQTNSTIYPAATGDMSAYQLHTQASSLPQGVGMAHLHGPQKPPEVITQKRELRLMKNREAARECRRKKKEEAAKACRQRKKSYMSCLEASVARLEEENKKLRARLQCFQNTYSLQ, via the exons ATGGAGCAGGCTGAATTGAGGCAGATCCGCACTTCACATGAATGCCTACAG AGAGAGCATCTTCCAAAGCGACCCTACAG gaggaatcaaacccagtgtACACCATCGTCAActctaccacctccaccccaaacACTTTTTCCTGAATTGttgaaagtaaaaaaagaagTGGCAGCTCACCCTGGTAAGCCAAACGATGCCCCAGTAGTGCTGCCTACTAAACATACTCAATACA CATCGACTTCAGGAGCTTCCATCAAGGGCCATCCATTGGCCGTGAACATGACCAGTTATCCCCCTCTGAGCAAACCCAGCCCTGCAGGACTAAAGCCTCCACCCAATAGGCCTGTTATTCTTCACAGCGGGAAGACTGGAGATGGTTATCAGCAATTCTATCTGCAGACAAACAGTACAATATATCCAG CTGCCACAGGGGACATGTCAGCCTACCAGCTGCACACCCAGGCCTCCAGCCTGCCCCAGGGGGTGGGGATGGCCCACCTCCACGGACCCCAGAAACCCCCTGAGGTGATCACCCAAAAGAGGGAGCTCCGCCTCATGAAGAACAG GGAAGCTGCTCGGGAATGTCGCCGTAAGAAGAAAGA GGAGGCAGCCAAAGCCTGCAGGCAGAGGAAGAAGAGCTACATGAGCTGCCTGGAGGCTTCAGTTGCCAGGCTGGAGGAAGAGAACAAGAAGCTGAGGGCCAGGCTGCAATGTTTCCAGAACACCTACAGCCTACAGTGA
- the LOC132452601 gene encoding cAMP-responsive element modulator-like isoform X3: MEQAELRQIRTSHECLQREHLPKRPYRRNQTQCTPSSTLPPPPQTLFPELLKVKKEVAAHPGKPNDAPVVLPTKHTQYTSTSGASIKGHPLAVNMTSYPPLSKPSPAGLKPPPNRPVILHSGKTGDGYQQFYLQTNSTIYPAATGDMSAYQLHTQASSLPQGVGMAHLHGPQKPPEVITQKRELRLMKNREAAKACRQRKKSYMSCLEASVARLEEENKKLRARLQCFQNTYSLQ, from the exons ATGGAGCAGGCTGAATTGAGGCAGATCCGCACTTCACATGAATGCCTACAG AGAGAGCATCTTCCAAAGCGACCCTACAG gaggaatcaaacccagtgtACACCATCGTCAActctaccacctccaccccaaacACTTTTTCCTGAATTGttgaaagtaaaaaaagaagTGGCAGCTCACCCTGGTAAGCCAAACGATGCCCCAGTAGTGCTGCCTACTAAACATACTCAATACA CATCGACTTCAGGAGCTTCCATCAAGGGCCATCCATTGGCCGTGAACATGACCAGTTATCCCCCTCTGAGCAAACCCAGCCCTGCAGGACTAAAGCCTCCACCCAATAGGCCTGTTATTCTTCACAGCGGGAAGACTGGAGATGGTTATCAGCAATTCTATCTGCAGACAAACAGTACAATATATCCAG CTGCCACAGGGGACATGTCAGCCTACCAGCTGCACACCCAGGCCTCCAGCCTGCCCCAGGGGGTGGGGATGGCCCACCTCCACGGACCCCAGAAACCCCCTGAGGTGATCACCCAAAAGAGGGAGCTCCGCCTCATGAAGAACAG GGAGGCAGCCAAAGCCTGCAGGCAGAGGAAGAAGAGCTACATGAGCTGCCTGGAGGCTTCAGTTGCCAGGCTGGAGGAAGAGAACAAGAAGCTGAGGGCCAGGCTGCAATGTTTCCAGAACACCTACAGCCTACAGTGA
- the LOC132452601 gene encoding cAMP-responsive element modulator-like isoform X4, protein MAVTGDDTETAATGDMSAYQLHTQASSLPQGVGMAHLHGPQKPPEVITQKRELRLMKNREAARECRRKKKEEAAKACRQRKKSYMSCLEASVARLEEENKKLRARLQCFQNTYSLQ, encoded by the exons ATGGCTGTGACAGGGGACGACACAGAAACAg CTGCCACAGGGGACATGTCAGCCTACCAGCTGCACACCCAGGCCTCCAGCCTGCCCCAGGGGGTGGGGATGGCCCACCTCCACGGACCCCAGAAACCCCCTGAGGTGATCACCCAAAAGAGGGAGCTCCGCCTCATGAAGAACAG GGAAGCTGCTCGGGAATGTCGCCGTAAGAAGAAAGA GGAGGCAGCCAAAGCCTGCAGGCAGAGGAAGAAGAGCTACATGAGCTGCCTGGAGGCTTCAGTTGCCAGGCTGGAGGAAGAGAACAAGAAGCTGAGGGCCAGGCTGCAATGTTTCCAGAACACCTACAGCCTACAGTGA
- the LOC132452601 gene encoding cAMP-responsive element modulator-like isoform X2, with amino-acid sequence MEQAELRQIRTSHECLQREHLPKRPYRRNQTQCTPSSTLPPPPQTLFPELLKVKKEVAAHPGKPNDAPVVLPTKHTQYTSTSGASIKGHPLAVNMTSYPPLSKPSPAGLKPPPNRPVILHSGKTGDGYQQFYLQTNSTIYPAATGDMSAYQLHTQASSLPQGVGMAHLHGPQKPPEVITQKRELRLMKNREAARECRRKKKEYVKCLENRVAVLENQNKTLIEELRALKDIYRHKAE; translated from the exons ATGGAGCAGGCTGAATTGAGGCAGATCCGCACTTCACATGAATGCCTACAG AGAGAGCATCTTCCAAAGCGACCCTACAG gaggaatcaaacccagtgtACACCATCGTCAActctaccacctccaccccaaacACTTTTTCCTGAATTGttgaaagtaaaaaaagaagTGGCAGCTCACCCTGGTAAGCCAAACGATGCCCCAGTAGTGCTGCCTACTAAACATACTCAATACA CATCGACTTCAGGAGCTTCCATCAAGGGCCATCCATTGGCCGTGAACATGACCAGTTATCCCCCTCTGAGCAAACCCAGCCCTGCAGGACTAAAGCCTCCACCCAATAGGCCTGTTATTCTTCACAGCGGGAAGACTGGAGATGGTTATCAGCAATTCTATCTGCAGACAAACAGTACAATATATCCAG CTGCCACAGGGGACATGTCAGCCTACCAGCTGCACACCCAGGCCTCCAGCCTGCCCCAGGGGGTGGGGATGGCCCACCTCCACGGACCCCAGAAACCCCCTGAGGTGATCACCCAAAAGAGGGAGCTCCGCCTCATGAAGAACAG GGAAGCTGCTCGGGAATGTCGCCGTAAGAAGAAAGAGTATGTGAAATGCCTCGAGAACCGTGTGGCCGTGCTTGAGAACCAAAACAAGACTCTGATCGAGGAGCTAAGGGCCCTCAAAGACATCTACCGACACAAAGCCGAGTGA
- the LOC132452601 gene encoding cAMP-responsive element modulator-like isoform X5 — protein MAVTGDDTETAATGDMSAYQLHTQASSLPQGVGMAHLHGPQKPPEVITQKRELRLMKNREAARECRRKKKEYVKCLENRVAVLENQNKTLIEELRALKDIYRHKAE, from the exons ATGGCTGTGACAGGGGACGACACAGAAACAg CTGCCACAGGGGACATGTCAGCCTACCAGCTGCACACCCAGGCCTCCAGCCTGCCCCAGGGGGTGGGGATGGCCCACCTCCACGGACCCCAGAAACCCCCTGAGGTGATCACCCAAAAGAGGGAGCTCCGCCTCATGAAGAACAG GGAAGCTGCTCGGGAATGTCGCCGTAAGAAGAAAGAGTATGTGAAATGCCTCGAGAACCGTGTGGCCGTGCTTGAGAACCAAAACAAGACTCTGATCGAGGAGCTAAGGGCCCTCAAAGACATCTACCGACACAAAGCCGAGTGA